Proteins encoded within one genomic window of Anastrepha ludens isolate Willacy chromosome 4, idAnaLude1.1, whole genome shotgun sequence:
- the LOC128860562 gene encoding myb-like protein Q: MISGSGGGGVGVIGGSSGGGSGSSNTISGSVVSATRLSRAQHQHHQQQSSGSSGLAAIAAAATGAQPIPSGSGTHRTRILRGHAAQTTTGERVLLINYVSPSASAATSPNTQTQAHTVNTVANSGGTGTTTTTRKILHARAAAATHANVSTATPVSFAGLGSEVTVTLTRSGKSTAGHIVRNHSIATETAEQQQQQQQQQHHHHVSSSSPPPLVFTTTAHSELHHHQTQQQQHEIVEQQTHQHHQLLTHRQLQQQQQQTTTTAVLDPLDLQDQDEYQQQQQQHQQIVIEHHGGSAQAQQQAHEEEMLEYDDEEEVEEHHLQQLQEVQDQQECDGEQVEEVYLN, translated from the coding sequence ATGATCAGCGGTAGTGGAGGAGGCGGGGTAGGCGTAATAGGCGGGAGCAGTGGTGGCGGCAGCGGCAGTAGCAATACCATCAGCGGCAGTGTGGTAAGCGCCACACGGCTCAGCCGCGCACAGCACCAGCATCACCAACAGCAGAGCAGCGGTTCGAGCGGCCTGGCCGCCATAGCCGCAGCTGCCACTGGCGCCCAACCGATACCATCCGGCAGCGGCACACATCGTACACGCATTCTGCGTGGCCATGCAGCACAAACAACCACCGGTGAACGTGTGCTGCTCATTAACTATGTGTCGCCCAGTGCATCGGCTGCCACATCGCCCAACACCCAGACGCAAGCGCACACAGTCAATACAGTCGCTAATAGCGGCGGTACTGGCACCACGACAACTACGCGCAAAATTCTCCACGCCAGAGCGGCGGCTGCGACGCATGCGAATGTCAGCACCGCCACACCCGTCTCGTTTGCCGGCCTCGGCTCTGAGGTGACGGTGACGCTGACGCGTTCTGGCAAATCGACCGCCGGTCATATTGTACGTAATCACAGTATTGCCACTGAGACGGcagaacaacagcagcaacaacaacagcaacagcatcaTCATCATGTGAGTAGCAGTTCGCCGCCGCCGCTTGTCTTCACGACGACGGCGCACAGCGAATTACATCATCACCAaacgcagcaacaacaacacgaaaTAGTTGAACAGCAAACACATCAGCATCATCAACTGCTGACGCATCGCcaattgcagcaacaacaacagcaaaccacAACAACGGCGGTGCTTGATCCATTGGATTTGCAAGATCAGGACGAAtaccagcagcagcaacagcaacaccagCAAATTGTCATTGAGCATCACGGCGGCAGTGCGCAGGCACAGCAGCAAGCGCACGAAGAAGAGATGCTCGAGTATGATGACGAGGAAGAGGTTGAAGAGCACCACTTGCAGCAACTGCAGGAAGTGCAGGACCAACAGGAATGCGATGGCGAACAAGTGGAGGAGGTTTATCTGAACTGA